A single window of Hemibagrus wyckioides isolate EC202008001 linkage group LG28, SWU_Hwy_1.0, whole genome shotgun sequence DNA harbors:
- the ccnb1 gene encoding G2/mitotic-specific cyclin-B1, with translation MALRITRSTRLPSSENQLPVTGKAVTANKPVLRPRAALGEIGNAVLPRQPLRKKDVKVAPVVVEEKVPEPVQQPKQEPKQLPEVENEAFSEPSSPVPMETSGCAPDELCQAFSDVLLNIKDVDADDYDNPMLCSEYVKDIYKYLRQLEADQAVRPKYLEGREVTGNMRAILIDWLVQVQIKFRLLQETMYMTIAIIDRFLQDHPVPKKQLQLVGVTAMFIASKYEEMYPPEIADFAFVTDRAYSTAQIRDMEMNILRVLKFSFGRPLPLQFLRRASKIGEVTAEQHTLAKYFVELTMVDYDMVHFAPSLVASAAFALMQKVLNCGEWTPTLQYYMGYTEDSLIPVMQHIAKNVVKVNEGLSKHLAVKNKYSSQKQMRIASISQLKSAMVKDLAKQVS, from the exons ATGGCGCTGCGTATTACAAGG AGTACTCGCCTGCCCAGCAGTGAGAACCAGCTCCCAGTGACCGGTAAAGCGGTCACTGCAAACAAGCCCGTGCTGAGGCCGAGGGCCGCGCTGGGGGAAATCGGGAACGCGGTTCTGCCTCGACAACCTCTGAGGAAAAAG GATGTGAAGGTTGCACCTGTGGTGGTTGAAGAGAAAGTTCCTGAGCCAGTTCAACAGCCAAAACAGGAGCCCAAGCAGTTACCTGAAGTGGAAAATGAG GCATTTTCAGAGCCGTCCTCTCCTGTGCCCATGGAAACATCTGGCTGTGCCCCAGATGAGCTGTGCCAGGCTTTCTCTGATGTGCTTCTCAATATCAAAGACGTAGATGCTGATGACTACGACAATCCCATGCTCTGCAGTGAATATGTGAAGGACATCTACAAATATCTCCGGCAACTTGAG GCTGATCAGGCTGTCAGACCAAAGTATCTGGAAGGAAGGGAAGTCACCGGGAACATGCGTGCCATCCTTATTGATTGGCTTGTCCAGGTCCAAATCAAGTTTCGGCTGCTGCAGGAGACCATGTACATGACTATTGCTATCATCGACCGCTTTCTTCAG GACCACCCTGTTCCAAAAAAGCAGCTTCAGCTGGTTGGTGTAACTGCTATGTTCATTGCCTCCAAATATGAGGAAATGTACCCACCTGAGATTGCAGACTTTGCCTTCGTCACGGACCGTGCTTACAGCACCGCTCAGATCCGGGACATGGAGATGAACATCCTGAGAGTCCTGAAGTTCAGCTTTGGAAGACCTCTGCCACTCCAGTTCCTCCGTAGGGCCTCAAAAATTGGAGAG GTTACAGCAGAGCAGCACACTTTGGCTAAGTACTTTGTGGAGCTTACAATGGTGGACTATGACATGGTGCATTTTGCTCCCTCTCTGGTTGCCAGTGCTGCCTTCGCCCTCATGCAGAAAGTCTTAAACTGTGGAGAATGG ACCCCCACCCTGCAGTATTACATGGGCTACACCGAGGACAGCCTGATCCCTGTAATGCAGCACATTGCCAAGAACGTGGTCAAAGTCAACGAAGGACTCTCGAAACACCTG GCGGTTAAGAACAAGTACTCCAGTCAGAAGCAAATGAGGATTGCATCCATCTCTCAGCTTAAATCGGCAATGGTCAAGGACCTCGCCAAGCAAGTCTCCTAG